One genomic window of Augochlora pura isolate Apur16 chromosome 5, APUR_v2.2.1, whole genome shotgun sequence includes the following:
- the LOC144470032 gene encoding protein FAM151B, producing the protein MMLEGDVKMGVKKDSTNKTKIPIMSHDSEESDLTLDEFVEVAIKNGTKGVKLDFKATDAYKSSTGALKKLVDAKFPVFINADIIKGPGGKEPAVDKAEFLKIANEHSNLTLSLGWTTEWNNEKPASYSNEDIDAMSKTVAEHDLKQQITYAVRAALAENSHEQMVKLVNNTGTLTIWTAEKDNVNTTKLSELIQKIGIDKIYLDLPDTIKTKLNLNGAPSMSSAIMTVISSLLVSVFVTQTALRG; encoded by the exons ATGATGCTGGAGGGCGACGTCAAGATGGGCGTCAAGAAAGATTCGACCAACAAGACGAAGATCCCGATAATGTCTCACGACAGTGAGGAGAGCGATCTGACCCTCGACGAGTTCGTGGAGGTCGCAATTAAGAACGGCACGAAGGGCGTGAAGTTGGACTTCAAGGCAACCGATGCCTACAAAAGCAGCACGGGTGCCTTGAAGAAACTGGTGGAC GCGAAGTTCCCGGTGTTCATCAACGCGGACATCATCAAAGGGCCCGGTGGTAAAGAACCCGCAGTCGACAAAGCAGAATTCCTGAAGATCGCTAACGAGCACAGCAACCTGACCCTGTCCCTCGGCTGGACCACTGA GTGGAACAACGAAAAACCAGCTTCGTACTCTAACGAGGATATCGACGCCATGAGCAAGACGGTGGCCGAACACGATCTAAAGCAGCAGATCACTTACGCCGTGCGAGCAGCCTTAGCCGAGAACAGTCACGAGCAGATGGTGAAGCTCGTGAATAATACCGGCACGTTAACCATCTGGACCGCCGAGAAGGACAATGTCAACACGACGAAATTGTCGGAGTTGATCCAAAAGATCGGTATCGATAAAATCTACCTTGACCTGCCTGATACGATAAAGACAAAGCTGAATTTGAACGGAGCGCCGAGTATGTCCAGCGCCATAATGACGGTCATCAGCTCCCTCCTCGTCAGCGTGTTCGTCACCCAGACAGCGCTGAGGGGTTGA